Proteins found in one Ptychodera flava strain L36383 chromosome 16, AS_Pfla_20210202, whole genome shotgun sequence genomic segment:
- the LOC139152436 gene encoding ATP-dependent DNA helicase RecQ-like → MTATATNATMKEIGRCLMLKQPVKVTESVDRQNIKITVKKRPPNSGGNNTVQGSYNTIFQPLIEELRAKGDKFARTIVYTNLRWCGYAHDLALRPCLSGDFSFPDITNMVAQYHASCTDKMKTAVLQDMTSPSSSLRLLFATEAYGMGADAVDVTRIIHAGPPRTLETYVQEIGRAGRDGMPAEAILYYNASDIASNVAGMTCQIRDFCLTNTCRRENLIQNFGQHLHSKFTYSHECCDNCEKSCQCATCLPKIFIPHECTSGPVLSGRQPSVVTETDILSCQSVTGGKYYYQKVSEVHYLLMQYFRAENMCKPHVPFPSLVTGLTETLAGRISKQCVQYLTENKLISDFPFLDKKYVDNIISIISQVQSTPQNDQ, encoded by the exons ATGACAGCTACAGCAACAAACGCGACCATGAAGGAAATCGGAAGATGTTTAATGCTAAAGCAACCAGTCAAAGTTACTGAAAGTGTTGACAGACAGAACATTAAGATAACAGTAAAAAAGAGGCCTCCTAACTCAGGTGGTAATAACACAGTCCAGGGgtcatacaatacaatattcCAGCCTCTGATTGAAGAGCTGAGAGCAAAGGGAGATAAATTTGCAAGGACTATTGTGTATACAAATCTTCGTTGGTGTGGTTATGCACATGATCTGGCATTGCGACCATGCTTGAGTGGAGATTTTTCATTTCCAGATATTACTAATATGGTTGCCCAGTACCACGCCTCTTGCACTGACAAG ATGAAAACAGCAGTTCTTCAGGATATGACTTCACCATCCAGTTCCCTAAGATTATTATTTGCCACAGAAGCATATGGTATGGGTGCTGATGCGGTGGACGTGACAAGGATCATACATGCAGGTCCACCGAGAACACTTGAGA CTTATGTTCAAGAAATTGGTCGGGCTGGAAGAGACGGTATGCCTGCTGAAGCCATTTTGTATTACAATGCATCTGACATTGCATCCAATGTAGCGGGAATGACCTGCCAAATCAGAGATTTTTGTCTGACCAATACTTGCCGACGGGAAAATTTAATCCAGAATTTTGGTCAGCATTTGCATTCTAAATTTACATACAGTCATGAATGTTGTGACAACTGTGAAAAAAGTTGTCAGTGTGCAACATGTTTACCTAAAATTTTTATCCCACACGAGTGTACTTCAGGTCCTGTCTTAAGTGGCCGTCAACCATCTGTTGTTACAGAAACTGATATTCTGTCATGTCAAAGTGTAACTGGAGGTAAATATTATTACCAAAAAGTTTCAGAAGTACATTATTTACTCATGCAGtactttagagcagaaaacatGTGTAAGCCTCATGTACCTTTTCCATCACTTGTTACAGGTTTGACAGAAACTCTAGCAGGTAGAATTTCTAAGCAGTGTGTACAATATCTTACCGAAAATAAACTTATAAGTGATTTTCCATTTTTAGACAAAAAGTATGTTGATAATATTATCTCCATAATTTCACAAGTACAGAGTACCCCACAAAATGATCAATAA
- the LOC139152437 gene encoding uncharacterized protein has protein sequence MADARGSRGSIGAWSVQLRVPDCQALVQIFDRLQKIGVCLSYVQSKKISIDVAGHFKADLIDAVKSGSSFRLIGDNCNYRVNVQEERIDRHGKLHHDFTSAAIVQLMGFEDLDNTIPLSDYQSVDHTMFLPSDVDCHDLKKEYAVHMARVAVRMLPCFQFLKDVIPKYIQGQYSKALARTSKVIPLPVLVDCNEQNYNDAVRILDFYEDTVNDIYEQAGLSANDHASVHIGGDQLTRERFSGAKRLRIGGTTMKERFDHLTPITFELFHMQINYLTLMFKVLYRDGSVLELGTMHSEQKRIMRRNVNEDVKNAYDADENFTVSFIDAYIVEALLEFFGMENVNSIPTKNVPPSTLCSREECRDWMEATMFKLIDKFVWPRQMLNTDETVVVDGDILQIKLADGTPCTLWKKPAQPHEQPMDYVKNYAHMVLELGLLFKSINDLCKIPDRDRAICILKMAMITFKANNNLSKYALEILRFLVHQLCTMTEQQAHREFYGLFVNTKGHIDSFIPADRQMEYIVTLVKKNMKHMCSNKTETNIKNVTSALAGVQTISNNFDNISEVIVRAKKHNEISTHADEIAMVDDLRHVRPFRHTPGRFHPSFPRISSSIQHHLNVHHFHAWIQEHTVNFATEHGN, from the exons atggcAGATGCGCGAGGGTCGCGAGGGTCCATTGGCGCGTGGAGCGTACAGTTGAGAGTCCCGGATTGCCAAGCACTTGTTCAG atttttgataGACTCCAAAAGATTGGTGTCTGCCTGAGTTACGTGCAGAGTAAAAAGATATCCATTGATGTTGCTGGTCACTTCAAAGCTGATCTCATAGATGCAGTCAAAAGTGGAAGTTCTTTTCGCCTCATTGGTGACAACTGTAACTATAGAGTTAATGTTCAAGAAGAACGTATAGACAGGCATGGGAAATTGCATCATGATTTTACGTCAGCTGCTATTGTACAACTTATGGGTTTTGAAGACTTAGACAATACCATACCTCTTAGTGACTATCAGTCTGTGGATCACACCATGTTTCTGCCAAGTGATGTGGATTGTCACGACCTGAAAAAAGAGTACGCCGTCCATATGGCACGTGTTGCTGTGAGAATGCTGCCTTGTTTTCAGTTCCTCAAAGATGTCATACCCAAGTATATACAAGGACAATATAGCAAAGCATTAGCAAGGACAAGTAAAGTGATACCCCTCCCAGTCTTAGTAGACTGcaatgaacaaaattacaatgatGCAGTTCGCATATTGGACTTCTATGAGGATACAGTGAATGACATTTATGAACAAGCTGGATTATCTGCAAATGACCATGCAAGTGTACACATTGGTGGAGATCAGTTGACAAGGGAGAGATTCTCAGGGGCCAAGCGCCTTAGGATTGGAGGAACTACCATGAAAGAGCGGTTTGATCACTTAACACCTATTACCTTTGAATTGttccatatgcaaataaactATCTGACCTTAATGTTTAAGGTATTGTATCGTGATGGCAGTGTTCTGGAGCTAGGAACCATGCACTCTGAACAGAAACGAATAATGAGAAGAAATGTCAATGAGGATGTAAAAAATGCCTATGATGCAGATGAAAACTTCACAGTGTCATTCATTGATGCCTACATTGTAGAAGCACTATTGGAGTTTTTCGGGATGGAGAATGTCAACAGTATCCCCACAAAGAATGTACCACCATCTACTCTTTGCTCAAGGGAGGAGTGTCGGGATTGGATGGAGGCGACAATGTTCAAGCTTATTGATAAGTTTGTGTGGCCAAGACAGATGCTAAATACAGATGAAACTGTTGTAG TTGATGGTGATATCCTTCAAATTAAGCTTGCTGATGGAACTCCTTGTACTCTGTGGAAAAAGCCAGCGCAACCTCATGAGCAACCAATGGATTATGTGAAAAACTATGCACATATGGTTCTGGAACTAGGACTATTGTTTAAGAGCATAAATGATCTGTGCAAAATCCCTGATAGGGATAGAGCtatctgtattttgaaaatggctaTGATCACTTTTAAGGCCAATAATAATCTATCAAAATATGCATTGGAAATACTTCGTTTCCTCGTTCATCAGCTATGCACGATGACTGAACAACAGGCCCACAGAGAGTTTTATGGATTGTTTGTGAACACAAAAGGTCACATAGATAGTTTCATTCCTGCTGATAGGCAAATGGAGTATATTGTTACGctggtgaaaaaaaatatgaaacacatGTGCTCAAACAAAACTGAAACTAACATAAAGAATGTCACTAGCGCTCTCGCTGGGGTGCAGACCAtctcaaataattttgataatattagtGAAGTTATTGTCAGAGCAAAAAAGCACAATGAAATATCAACACATGCAGATGAAATAGCAATGGTTGATGATCTTAGACATGTGAGACCTTTCCGTCATACCCCAGGAAGATTTCATCCTTCATTTCCAAGAATTAGCTCTTCAATACAACATCATCTAAATGTACATCATTTTCATGCCTGGATCCAAGAGCATACCGTAAATTTTGCAACAGAACATGGTAATTGA